Within the Centroberyx gerrardi isolate f3 unplaced genomic scaffold, fCenGer3.hap1.cur.20231027 Scaffold_61, whole genome shotgun sequence genome, the region TTAAACGGCTAGGCTGCTTACAGCTTTACAGCTTTTAACCCGGACTGCTATCAGGAACTACTGGACTCAGATAAACCAGGAAGACCGAGCGGATTACCGCTTTTCTCTCCTCAACTTTCGTCCGCCATGTTGCTTTACACGCCAGTGTGTTAAGTCAGCCAGAACAACAAGCAGACTTCCGGTTCGTTctcttcagaataaaagcgcCACTCATACAAATCCACAACACTGAAATATTGACTACAAGTACATTTTTtgtacaaaataaagaaaaaatatgtgcaatacaaattattttctctagtaaaaaaaaatgttctgatCATTTTGGTAGTTTTTGGACTACCTTCGGTACTCAATTCCGGTcctgcagggttttttttgttttttttttacatgtactGTACCTGACTCCAGAGACAGTATAGCCCAATCCCAACGTCCCCCCTACGGACTAAACACTGAGCCCGCACGGACTTAATTGACGTCACCTGTGTGCGCAGCTGTAGTTCCTGAGTGCGAGAAGTCACGAGGGCTCCAGATGGTACATGAGGAGCGGGCCAGCACTTTGTGAGATCACGTGTTGCCTTGACGACGTCAGacatcaattaatcaatttgtcctttactttgtttgcgcttttgtctaaacagcattattaagctgaaatgaaaaaagatgaataatgttaaataggcCTGGGTATATGTTTTGCAACATTGCAGAGTTAATATACTGTGCTAATGGATGTAGAAAATACACTTCATTCTACGAGAGGTTAACCTGCACTATATCATTATAATAtgtaaaaaagaacaaaaagaaacagtagGAGTCACCTTGAAAGCaaaagttacttttaataaagcttaATGAGCACAATTAAACgcataaaaaaagcaaaaggcTATGTACATGCTGCTTATATTAGCAGCATCTAATACAACCTTCTTAAACGTTTAGGAAAACgtaactttcttttttctcaaattatcCATTTactctgttttaatgttgcaatgttttctcttttatctgTATCTTGCATGCAGTTTGACTCAACGCAGTTTGACTTGGGTACCAATACAAGTCCAGGTATCATGGCAACAATTTTTAACAATAGCTCAGTAACAAAGGAAATAACCTAAATTAACAATTTAACTAAACTAATTaacccccccccttttttttcccattgatTGTTCTCTCAAGGAAGGGAAACAGAAACTTAAAAAAGACGTGTCGTTTAAAACTTAAATCCAATGAATTGATAAAAACAGATCTGATATAAATGCTCAGGAGTGATGAATATGTATGTACATTGAAAAAATGAGTGATATATTAAAGGACAGTGTGATTAAATTTAAGAtgatttaataaaaacagagccctcttcatcatttatcataatttagcaacttttttttctgtttttcataaCGTCATGAGGTGAAAGCCCATAGGAAGTTCCTGGATCATACCATAATATTCCTGAGTCATGTATGTTAAAGGGGCATCAGGTACTGTGTTCCAATACTGGCACTCAATGTAGTGGCAAAAGAGCTGGTTTGTATTAGTAAAGCACACGATGATCTTAAATCATCTAGAGCATGTTCATGGGCCAAAATTTTAACTTTGGTATGAATACtgagaaaaaacatttaaactgaAACGTAAGCTAAACATGAAATAACACTTAAAGTTGTTAAATTTGCTTTGAAATTTTTCTGTCAAATAGCCATCAATTGACTGTTTGCAACATATTTGTTAACTCCCGACCCCCTTAGTTACTGTTGCTATGTCCAACAAACATTGAAGATGGACACAACCAAAGATGTTACTATCCGCCTCAGCAGTTCCCCAACTACCCACATTTTTACCGTGTTATGTCCTTGTCAAGAGTCAAACTGCTGAGGCTCTGTCAGAACTGTCGGCGCAACAATGTCAGACAAAGTAGACGGATACTAAGCACAGATTGATGGATTGCTATTTCAATCATTAGTTTGCAAAGGGTCAATTGTTCTTTTGGAGAGAAGGGGAACAAAAACTAcagaaaaatgtgtcttttagGACTTGGATCCATCTGATGATGAGCTTTCTCCCACCTCATGACTcttcatgtgtgttttgaggCAGTGGCTCTGAGTAAAGGCTTTGTCACAGAGAGTGCACTGGTACGGTCTCTCCCCGCTGTGGGTCCTCAGGTGGATGGTTAGGTGCGCCAGACGAGAGCATTTTTTCCCACAAACCCCACAGACGAACGGTTTTTGGCCCGAATGGATTCGCAGATGGTTGTTGAGATGAGTCTTATGTTTAAAGGACCGGCCACATTCTGTGCAGCGGTATGGCATCTCTCCGGTGTGGATCCTCATGTGAACCTTCAGAACTCCATTGGTTGAAAATCCCTTGCCGCATTCACTGCACTGGTACGGCCTCTCATTGGAGTGCGTTCTCATGTGAACCTTTAACTCATCATTCGTATAGAATGTTTTGCAGCAAACATCGCAGAGGTATGGTTTGTCTCTAACCGTGTGAATCCTCTCATGCGATTTCAGTGTTCCGGGAAGTTTGAAGCGCTTCTCACAAAACTGACAGCTGTAGCGCCTTTCCCCTGTGTGGACCGACCTGTGGCGGGATAAAGATCTAAGGTCAGAGAAAGATTTACCGCACACACTGCAGCGGAACGGCTTCTCACCCGTGTGGATCCGGTGGTGAGCTTTGAGCTCTGACTTAAAACTAAATGCTTTATGGCAAACATCACATTTGTGTGGTTTATCCACCACATGTTTCCACCGTATGTGATTGTTCAACCCCGACTTATGAATAAATGCTTTACAGCAAATATTGCATTCATAtggtctctctcctgtgtgtaaAATGGAGTGCTGGTTGAGGCCAGTCATTGACATGAAAGACTTTCCACAAACAGGACAGTCGTGAGATTTTTGGTGACTTTGCAGATGACTCCTCAACGCCTCTGCAGATTCCAAATGTTCTCCGCACACCCCGCACAGACATCCTGGATCGTCCACGTGACTCCAGGCGTGTTTGATCAAAATGCTCATTGACCCGTGCAGAGATCCACAGACTttacaggagagaaaagagttACTGTTCTCAATCACAGTCTTTGGAGAAGATTGGATCACTTTCCTGCTCTTGGCCCTAAAACAAGAACGTCTCGCGTACCGCTTCCTTGTTGTGTTTGGTGAGTGCGATGCAGGTTTGCTCTCCTTCAGGTCCTCATCACTCTCATCTGGTTTCCAATCATCATCTCTGTCATCTTGCTTCTCATCTTCATCACTGGTGTCCCATTCACTCTCAGCTGCAGAGGAGACTGCCAGAGTGTCATTGGTTTGCTCTGATTCTCCACTCCGATCTTCTCCGTCATccgcttcctcttcttccatctGTTGTGATGTCAAGTTGTTGGACAGAAGTTCTGCTCTGTCGCTTTCTACTCTCTGAGTAGGGTTGTTGCCGGAACTAGGAGCAGAAATGAAGAAGTTATGTTATATACATGTGAACTGACTGATTCACTTAACTTTGTCtgcacgcacatgcatacaagtgatactttggataaaagctcCTACCCAATGTTGTCATATGTAATGTTATCCACacccttccctttctttttgaaTTACCTTGCATACGGCCTGGTTTCATCATTTGTCATCATCATGGTAGATGTGGACAGAGAATCTTTGGTGGCATCGTCTTTTCTCTGTGAAAGGTGAAGCTCTTCCTCGCTGGCCTGGTGCTCCTCTCCTGCCTAAAAGAAACCAAGAGTTTTGTTCCCAAATTACACTTCCACTAAAAATAAGTGacacctactactactaaaccaaaaatgatggtactttttagtAGCTAAGTTAAATCcttttttgacaaaatgagagGACTTTTACAAACTGGATCCTGTAGATTTTAACAATACTGATTGATGAATTTCAGGAATAAGTAAGACGTCCTGAGCCTAGTGGAGCAAGGACAAACTGTAGTTCCTGTCGTAATTTTCAAGCAAAGCAATTAAGCTACAGGGATGCAGTATGAGTTTTCAGAAAGCAAATGGCTTTTTAAAATCCATTTGGCTACTTAAACCCTGGAACAAAGAGCAACAAGA harbors:
- the LOC144538179 gene encoding uncharacterized protein LOC144538179, producing the protein MLLTTLISAGEEHQASEEELHLSQRKDNATKDSPSTSTMMMTNDETRPYARGQSERRKPGRPRLSEAPSHLDLRVCMLEDSQTNVLSKNVFKKCPVQEVKCPRGLQEADFLDLLSSSFPQLAGRNKLFDLFTTDRSRRLQPLKLKTLTPEEIDRSVKSIGAGNSALYVRLKAGEEHQASEEELHLSQRKDDATKDSLSTSTMMMTNDETRPYASSGNNPTQRVESDRAELLSNNLTSQQMEEEEADDGEDRSGESEQTNDTLAVSSAAESEWDTSDEDEKQDDRDDDWKPDESDEDLKESKPASHSPNTTRKRYARRSCFRAKSRKVIQSSPKTVIENSNSFLSCKVCGSLHGSMSILIKHAWSHVDDPGCLCGVCGEHLESAEALRSHLQSHQKSHDCPVCGKSFMSMTGLNQHSILHTGERPYECNICCKAFIHKSGLNNHIRWKHVVDKPHKCDVCHKAFSFKSELKAHHRIHTGEKPFRCSVCGKSFSDLRSLSRHRSVHTGERRYSCQFCEKRFKLPGTLKSHERIHTVRDKPYLCDVCCKTFYTNDELKVHMRTHSNERPYQCSECGKGFSTNGVLKVHMRIHTGEMPYRCTECGRSFKHKTHLNNHLRIHSGQKPFVCGVCGKKCSRLAHLTIHLRTHSGERPYQCTLCDKAFTQSHCLKTHMKSHEVGESSSSDGSKS